The segment TGGGCTACGGCGCCGCCTTCCTCGCCCTCGGCGCTGCAGGCGAGCTCCACCCGACCTTCGCGTGGAACGCCGGCATCGGGGACGTCGTGGCAGGCGCGCTGGCCCTGCCTGCGGCGTGGCTCGCCGGCAGGGGATCGCGGCGGCTGGTCTTCGCCTGGAACGCCCTCGCGCTCTTCGACATCCTCCTCGCCCTCGGCACCGCGCAGCGGCTGATCTGGATCGACGGCGAGCGCACGCTCTTCGCCCCGATGCAGGACTTTCCCTTCACCCTCCTCCCCGTGCTCGTGCTCCCCTGGATCCTGCTGGGGCACCTCTGGATCTTCGCGCGCCTTCGCCGCCCCGCCGCGCTGACCGGCGCGCCGGCAGGAACGCGCTGATCAGCGGAAGGCGCCGCCGGCGAAACCGCGGACCGCTGCGCCGTGGACGATGAAGAGCTGGCGCACCAGCCGCTCCGCGAGCGGCTGCGCCGTTCCAGCCAGCGCCTCGAGCCCGGGCAGATCGTCGCCGGCGGCGGGTGGGAGTCCAGCGGCGATCGCATCGGCCATCTGCTCGAGGAAGACCGCGGCGCCAGCGCCGATCGAGCGCCGCGTGGCGGCAGGCAGGCTGCGGTCGGAGAAGAGCGCCAGCGCGGTGGCGTGGACCCGGCGCAGGTAGAGGGTGAGGGCGATGAGCGGCTCGAGGTCCTCCCGCCAGGCCTCGGCGAGGAGGCGCTGCAGCGAGGCCTCCGCGTTGAGGACGGCGATGCCCACCTGCCGCCGGGCCCGCTCCGTCGCCGTGCTGTCGGGATCCCCCTCGCCCAGCTGCCGCATCCAGCCGGCGGAGGAGCGCAGCGCCGCGGCGAGCTCCTCGGGGAAGCGGTGCTTCTCCCACGCAGGCCAGAGAAGCCGCGCCGCCACCAGCGCGATCGCCCCGCCGACCAGCGTGTCGAGGATGCGGATCCAGGCGAGCTGGTAGTCGCCGGTGCCGAGCTCGGCGAGGAGCACGAAGGCCGGGGTGAGGAGCACGGAGAAGACGCCGTAGTTGAGCGGCAGGAGCGCCACGCTCGCGCTGCAGAGCACGAAGACGATGGCGGCGAAGGTGAGGCGATCGTCGACCCACGCCACGGCGGCGATGGCGATCAGCGCGCCGAGCACGGTGCCGCCGATCCGCTGCAGCCCCCGCTGGATCGTCGCCGCCGTCCAGGGCTGGAGGATCGCCACCACCGTGATCGTCACCCAATAGCCGTACTCGATCCGCAGCAGGCCGACCGCAGCGGCGGCGGCGGTCCCCGCGAGCGCGAGGCGCAGGGCGTGGCGCAGGATCACCGAGCGCGGGTCGATCGTCCCACGCAGCGTGGCGCCGAGGCCGCGCCTTTCGCTGGGGAAGGCGAGCGTGGGCGCCGGGCCACGGAGGGGTCTCGCGTCGGCGAGCCCCTCAGCCGCCTCCGCCGCTCCTTCGAGATGGCGGGCGAGCCGGCCCAGGAGCCGCGGGGCTGCGGCGGGCCCGGTCTCGGTGATCCGCGGGACGGGGCGCCCCTGCACGCCGTCGGTGCGGAGGAGCAGGGCGATCGCGTGGGCGCTCCCCTCCAGCGTCCGGAGCGCGGTGACAATCGGGGGGAGCTCGTCTTCCCGCGCGGCCTCCAGCCAGCCGTCGATGGCGATGCAGGCGCCGAGGACCTGGTCGGCGTTCTCGAGCAGCGCAAAGAGCCGCTCGCCCCGCTCGCTCTCCGCCTGCCTGCCGCGGCGGGTGGCGGTGAGGATGCGGCGGGCCTCCTCGACGTGGCCCCGCACCACCGCCCGCTGGCCGTGGATGAGGCGGGCCCTCTCCTCCTCTCCGCCGGGCGTTCGATCGGCCAGGCTTTGCGCGTGCTCGGCGAGGGCGTCCCAGCAGCGGGCGATGGCGAAGCGGGCGGGCCGGTAGAGGCGCACCGGCCAGAGCAGCAGCGCCATGGCCATCGCCGCGAGGCCGCCAGCAGCCACTGCGGCCGCGCTGGCGAGAGCGGCCTCCACCGAATCGACCGGACGGGCCAGCGCGACCACGAGGATGATCGCGGTGAGGGTGCCGGCGCTGGCGGCACCGGCGCCGCCCGCCTGCGCCAGCCCCGCGCCGAGGAGCCAGAGGAAGGCGAGGGGCAGCGTGGCGACGAGCGAGTTGGCGGCGAGGCTGCCGAGGAAGGAGGCGAGGCACCCGAAGAGGACCACCGCGGCCATCACCGCGCCGCGGGTCCGATAGGCGCCGCCCTTGTCGACCAGGGCGGTCATGAAGCCGCCCATGCCCGCGTAGGAGAGGAGCTCTGCAGAGAGCAGCTGGCTCGCCACCAGCGGCAGGACCGCTGCGGCCCCGGCGCGCAGGCCCGCCGCGATGGCGGGACGCGCAGGGGCGAGGCGAACGAGATCGACGAGCGGGCGCAGGATCGGCATCCAGGGACCGAATCTCCGCTGCCGCTGCGCCCGCCGCAACGAAAGAAGCCTAAACCGCCTCCTCTTCCTCGTAGATCGGCTGGGGGCCCGGGACGATGTGGGCGATGTCCGGATCCGCGCCGGGCGTGAGGTCGCCGCGGTCGGCCCTCTCGGCCTGGCGCTGCTCCTTGCGCTCCTCCTTGCGCTTCTGCCTCTCGGCCCGGGCCTGCTCCTTCTGGCGCTTGGCGAACGTCGGCCTTCCTCTCGTACCCATGTGCGGCTCCTGTGGCGAGGGCCCGGCGGTCGAGGTGGCAGGTGCCCGTCGCCTCCCGAACGGGCGGTTGCACGGGGCGACGGAAGGTCCTGCACGCGGCTCGATTCCAGGGCGTTCGTGCGCAGCTGCGATGGGAAAGCTGTGCGCCACCGGACCGCTTGGCAAGCGCCCCCACGCCCCGCCGCCTCGTCGAAGCCCGTTCAGTTGCCGCAATGGGGCGGCGTGCTCGGCTGGCAGGTGTCGCTCGAGCTGCCGCCGGCGCCGCAGGGAACGTCGTTGGAGGCGTTGCAATTGGAGGGGCACTCGACGCAGCAGGTGGCCTCCGCCTCGACGACGTTGCCGTCGCAGTCGCGGGTCACGGGGCCGCCGCAGGTCTGGCAATCGCCGGCGATGCAGCCGAGGCCCGCGTGGCAGACGCCGCCGAGCTCGCCGCCGCAATCGGCCTCCTCGTGCTCGATCTTCGCGCCGCATTGGAGCTTGCGCGCCTTCGTATCGGCGCAGCGGGCGCAGTCGATGGCGCTGTTTCCCGGGGCGCCGTGTCCCGCGTTGGAGCAGCCGCCGCAGTAGCGGCCGCAGGAGTAGACGTCGTCCCCGCCGTCGCCGCCGGCGTCGTTGTGATCGCCGTCGCCGCCGTTGCCCGCCCAATGCATCAGCTCGTGGAGCATGATGCTGCACTGCCCGTCCGCATCGAGCTTCGAGAACTCGTCCATGTTCACGTTCATCTTCGAGTCGGTGAACCACGGCCGGTCGTAGGAGCGCGTGCTGGCGATGGCGCCCGCGCAGACGTTGCCGCAGCCGATGCGCAGCGGCATCACCGATTTGCCGGCGAGGGCCTTCTTCATCGCGTTGTTGTTGGCGCTGTTGGTGTCAGCGAGGCATTTCATCCCGCGGTCGAGGGCGCACTCCACCGCGTCGCGGATCGCCTGCGCGTCGGCGAAGTTGCAGTTGCCGTTGGTCGGGCTGCCGGTGACCATGGTGACGTTGTCGCTGCCGTCGGGGATGAGGGAGACGTCCTCCCCCTCGTCGGGGAAGTTGTCCATCCCCTCGCAGCTGCCGCCTGCGTGCCGGGTCTTCAGCTGCTCCTCGGTGCGGAGCAGCACCCAGCCGCCACCTGCGGCGGCACTCTCCTCGGTGAATTGCACCTTGTCCGCGGTGTCGCGGTGCACGGTCCAGGTGATGCGGCGGTCCGCGTAGCCGTCCTCGTCCAGGTCGTCGACGATCACGCGGGTCTGGGCGTTTTCGGTGATCGTCACCTCGAGGTGCTGCTCGGGGATGCCGTCGGCGTTGGCGTCCACCTCGCTCACCGAGTTGCCCGCGTCTTCGATCACGGAGAGGTACTCGAACCAGCCGTCGCCATCGGTGTCCTCGGCGAAGGTGGAGGTGCCGTCGCCGTTGTCGACGAGGGTGGTCTCCGCGTGGCCGTCGCCGTCGAAGTCCACCGCCTCGCCGTCGCGCAGGGCGACGAGCTTCTCGGCGAGCTCCTGCAGGAATTCGCTGGCGGGGGCGCCCCCGGCGCCACCCTCGCCGCCTGCACCACCGGCGCCGCCGACGCCCCCCGTGCCGCCCGAGCCCGTACCGCCGCTGCCACCGGTGCCGCCGGTGCCACCGATTCCGCCCGTTCCGCCCACGCCACCCGTACCGCCGCTTCCCCCCACCGCCCCGGAACCGCCGCTGCCGCCGGCGCCGCTGCCACCGCCATCACTCGAGCCACAAGCAGCGGCGAAGAGCAGCGCCGCAACCAGCCATCCCGCGTTCCGCATCGATCCCCCGGTCGCCGGGCCTGCCGGCAGCTGGCGGGCTGCCTCGCCCGCCGGACGATCGCTGCTATCCCGCAGCGGCAGAGAGCGGAGTAGTGCGGGTTCCTGCACCTCACATGGTCATGGTCCGTCGAGCCGCTTCCACTCGGTGCCGAGCCACGCGCAGCCCTGCAGCTTCTCGCCGTTCACCTCCACCTCGGCGCGGTAGCCGGTGGCGACGGGCGCCATGGTGTCCGGGCAGAAACCCGGGGTGAGGACCACCCCGAGCCTGGTCTCGCCCGCATCGGCGAAATAGCGGTACGCCCCCCGCTCCCAGCGGAAGGGTGCCCACGGCGTGCCCACCGGATCCTGCCCGAGCCGCTCCAGGCGCAAGGAGCGCTGGTCGATCTCGAGTCCCCAGAACGGCTCGTTCCCCGAGGCCCGCGCCACCAGGCCCGTCGGCAGCTGCTCGCAGCCGGGCCCCTCCATCGCGATGCGCTGGAGATCGACCGCCCACAGCTGCTCGCCGGCAGGCAGCGCCACCAGCTCCACGAAGGAGCCGGGCAGCTCCTCGATCGCTTGCGAAAGATGCGCGGTGCCGTCCACCACCTCGATGCGCGCGCCGCCGCCACAGGGCTCGAGCTTCAGTCCATCGGTCGTGCGGCGGATGGTGCCGAAGGCAAGCGTGGGCGCCTCGCCGGGCGAGAGCGTGTTCCGCCCCTGCACCGGGATCGGCTTCCCGCCGGCATCGAGGGCGAGGAGCGTCTCGCCGTCCCAGCGGAAGGCGCGATCCGCGAGGCGCAGCGTCTCGCCCTCCAGCACCCAGGCCCCGCTCGAGAAGCGCGGCTCCACCTCCCGCTCGAGGAAGCGCTCCGCCAGCACGTAGCGCGCCGGATCGAGGAAGACGAGGCGCGTCTCGATCCCCGGGCAGTCCGCACAGGGCAGGGTGCCGGCGAAAACCGCCGGCAGATCCGGCGGCGGCACCTGCTGCTGCGGCGCAGGGGGCGCCGGTGCCTTGTCGCCGTGGGCGCAGGCAGCGGCGAGGATCAGCGGAAGAGAGGCGGAAAGGCGCATCGGCAGCTCCGGGGAGTCAGGGTCACCCCGCCTTACCCATCCACTGCGGAGCGGCCAAGCGTCGACCATGATCATCCATCGGTCCGGCCTCCTCCGCAAGTGCGGAAAAACGGTGTAGTCACGTGGGTTTAGAGGCGTTACCCATGCGGTCTGCGCTGCTGCGCCTGGCAAGGGGTCACGCCGCTTGAAGACGAACATGGAAGAGCTCGCCTCCCTCTCGGAGATGGCACGCACCGTGATCGAGGAGGAGCAGGCGCTGCTCGCCCGGGTCCTCGAGGCCCTGCGCGGCGCGCTTGCGGCCACCGGTACCCGCCCCGGCCCCGAGGCCGAAGTGGAGACGATGCAGGCCCTCCGCGACGAGACCCGCTGCGCCAGACCCGAGGACCTGCCCGGCGTCCTCCTCGAGATGGCGGTCCGCCACCGCCTCCTCGGCAGGCAGGGGTCCCAGCTCCCCGATCCCCTCGCGCCCTACCTCGCCCACCTGCGCCTCGAGGAGGACGGCAGGGTCCGGGACTACCTCCTCGGCCACGCCACCTTCATCGACCGCGCCGCCGGCATCCACGTGATCGATTGGCGGTCGGCAGCGCTGGCGAAGATCTTCTACCGGTACCGTGAGGGCGAGGAATACGAGGAGCAGCTCCCCGGCAGACTCGCCGAGGGCGTCGTCCTCGCGCGCCGCATCGTCACCATCGAACGCGGCGAGCTCGTCGGTATCGTCGGCGACGGCATCTCCCTGCGCAGGCGGCTCACCGGCGGCTGGGTCGGCGGCGATGCGGCGGCGCTGGCGCTGGCAGGCGGCGGTGCCGGCACGGCGACGCGCCCCGGCGCCCTGGGCGTCGGGGTCGGTGCGGTGCAGCGGGCGCGGACCACCGACGTCACCGCCCTCCTCGACCAGGAGCAGTACGCGGCGATCGCGGCGCCGCCCGAGCAGCCCCTCCTCGTCCTCGGTAGCGCCGGCAGCGGCAAGACCACCGTGGCCTTGCACCGGCTCGCCCGCCTCGCTGCAGATGGCGCCCACGCGCTCGACGAGATGCAGGTGGTGGTGCCGGAGAAGGGTCTGGCCCGGCTCTCGCGCCGGCTCCTCGAGCCGCTCGGCGCCGGCGAGGCGCAGATCTCCACCCTCGACGCCTTCTTCGTCGAGCGGGGGCAGGCGCTCTTCGGCAGGAAGCTGAAGCTCTGCTTCGATCCGCCGGCGCTCACCAGCAGCTTCAAGCGCCACCCCGCCCTCTTCCGTGCCCTGCGCGATCAGGGCCGCACCCTCGGCAAGCGCCCCTCGCTGCAACGGATGCGCGCCTTCCTCGCCGACCGCTTCACCGACCGGGGCTTCCTCGCTGCGGTGGTCGACGCCGCAGGAGGCGATCTGCCCCGCACCGCGATCGAGGAGACGGTGCGCCACACCCTGCTCCAGCTCGCCGCCCCGGCGGAGCGGGAGGCGGAATCGATCACCGACGAGTCGCGGAAGATCGCCCTCGACGGCGCCGCCTATTGGGAGGGGACGCCGGAGGAGCTGGGCGGCACCGTCGATCTCGAGGATCTGCCCCTCCTCCTCTGCCTCCGCGCGTGGGCAGGCAGCCTCGAGGCAGCGCCGATCTCCCATCTCGTCCTCGACGAGGCGGAGGATTTCTCCCTCTTCGAGCTCCACGTGCTGGGGCGTTCGATCGAGCAGAGCCGCGGCGCCACCCTGGCTGGCGACGAGGCGCAGCAGACCGCCTCGAGCTTCGCCGGCTGGAGGGAATCGCTCGAGGTGCTGGGCGTCGGTGATGCCTCGGTCTGCAGGCTCTCCACCTCCTACCGCTGCCCGCGGCCGGTGACCGAGCTCGCCCGCCACCTGCTCGGGAGCATGGCGCCGGCGAAGGAGACCCGCGCCGCCCGCGAGGGCGCGCCGGTGGGCCGCTTCACCTTCGCCGACCAGGCGCAGGCGCAGCTCTTCGTCGCCGGCGCGCTGCGCGATCTGCTCGACCGGGAACCAGGCGCCTCGGTGGCGGTGATCACCAACGAGGCGGAGGCCGCGCGGCGCTTCTTCCCCTTCGTCGCCGACAGGCCCGACGCGCGCCTCGTCCTCGACGGCGGCTTCTCCTTCGAGCCCGGCATCGACGTCACCGACGTCGACGAGGCGAAGGGGCTCGAGTGGGATTACGTGGTGGTCCTCGACGCCTCGGCGCGCACCTTCCCGGCGACCTTCGACGCGCGCCGCAGGCTCCACGTGGCGGTGACCCGCACCACCCACCAGCTCTGGCTGGTGAGCGGCGGCGCCCCCTCGCCGCTCCTGCCCGCATGAATCGACCCGCGCCGCCCGCCGTCCCTTGCTGCAGGAGGCAACGATGCGCAACGACACGACGAAATGGCGCTGGGTGGCTGCAGTCCTGCTGGCCTTCGGTCTCTTCACCGCAGCGCCGGCACAGGCCCGGGGCCGCGGACCCGACGAGATCGAGCAGCTGCTCCGGGAGCTCCGGGCGCTGCAGCAGGAAGTCCGCGCCATCGACCGCGACGTCTCCCGCCGCAGGATCGATCGCGACAGGGTCCAGAGCCGCCTGCACCACGTGGACGACAGGCTCCAGCACATGGAGCGCCAGGTGCGCCGCCTGCGTCGGATCGGCCCCCCTGCGGCACCGCAGCCCCCTGCGCTGCTGCCGATGGACGACGCCTCCTTCGCCTCCCTGCACCGCACGGTCGATCGCATCCCCTTCGGCAGCGACAAGCTCGCCGTGGTCGCTTCCGCCGTGGGGATGAACTTCTTCGTGGTGCCGCAGGTGCTCGCGCTCCTCGACGAGTTCCCCCATTCCAGCGACAAGGTGGAGGCGCTGCGGATCCTCTGGCCGAAGGTCCTCGACCGCCAGAACGGCCACCAGATCTTCGCGGCGTTCCCCTTCTCCAGCGATCGGCAGCAGGTGGCCCACATCATCGCTTCGAGCTGAGCTCACTTCGAGGCGGTCTTCCGGGGGCGCTTCGGCGTAGCTGGCGGCTCGGCGGGTACGTCGAGCAGCGCCGCCAGCTTCTTCGGCGCCACCGCCCGGTAGCTCTCCTCGAGCCAGGCGCGGATCATCGGCATCGGCGGCGCGTCCCCTTGCTGAAAACGGGCAGAGACCCAGCCGCTCTTGCCGAGGCCGTAGCCCGTCGGCTCCACGAAGGGGAGGAGCAGCGCCTCGGGATGCGAGTGGGGCAGCTTCACCGAGAGGCCGAAGCGGCCCTCGGAGGTCCCCATGAAGACGAAGACCTTCTTGCGGACCTTGATGGCGACCTCACCCCACGGCCGCTCCTCGTAGGCCTCGGGAAAGGCCAGGGCCGCCTCGCGCACGAGGTCTTCGGCCTTGCTTCCGGCGGTCTTCATCGGCGCCTCCTTCGAAGTGCCGCAGCATAGCAGGCGCTTCCCCGGCTGCAGGTGATTCAACCGATGGGTTGACAATCGCAGCGGCGCTCCACGATATTCAACCGCATGATTGATCCATCGCCCCGCCTCGACGCGATCTTCCACGCCCTCGCCGACCCGACCCGCCGGGCGATCCTCGCCGGCCTGGCGGAGGGCGAGCGCAGCGTCGGCGAGATCGCCGCCCCCTTCGCCATCTCGCTCGCCGCCGTCTCCAAGCACCTCAAGGTGCTCGAGGCCGCCGGGCTGATCGACCGGCGCTGGGAAGGGCGCACCGCGCGCTGCAGGCTCGACGCGGAGGCCCTCCGCACCGCGGACGAATGGCTCGCCCATTACCGGCGATTCTGGACCGACCGCCTCGACGCGCTGGAGCGGATGCTCCGGGACGAGGCCAGGCCCCCGAGGAGGAAGAGATGAGCAGGCAGCTCGAGATCGAGGCAGCGGTGCTGGAGATGCGGCGGGTCCTACCCGCTGCGCCGGAAGTGGTCTTCGCGGCGTGGACGATGCCCGAGCGGATGCAGCAATGGTTCGCGCCGGGCGCGATGAGCGCCGCCGTGGAGGTCGACCTCCGCGTGGGCGGCAGCTACCGGATCGAGATGCGCGATCCCGACGGCTCGGTGCACGCGACCCACGGCACCTGGCGCGAGATCGTGCCCAACCGCCGCCTCGTCTTCACCTGGGGCTGGGAGGGGCCGGATCGCCACGAGTCGCTGGTGACCGTGGAGCTCTTCGACCGGGGCGGCTCCACCGAGCTGCTGCTGCGGCACGAGCGGCTGGCCTCGGCGGAGAGCCGGAGCCAGCACGAGCAGGGCTGGCTCGGTTGCCTCGAGAAGCTCGAGCGCGTGCTGCAGGCCTGAAGGAGGCGACGGGATGGGAATCGACGTGCACCCCGCAGTGCTGATCCGGCGGCCCCGCGCCGACGTGGCCGCGCTGATGTTCGACCCCCGGCACGAGGCGCGCTGGACGAAGGGCGTGGTCTCCTCGCGTCCCCTGCATCCGGGCGGACCTCGAGGCACTGCGCGGCCGCTCGAAGAGGCTTGAGCGGCGGGCTTCCGTGCCGACATCGACACGGAAGCCCGCGCTTCCTCATTCCACCTCGACGAAATAGGGCACGGTGTTGCCGGGGCCCTCCGCGACGACCTGCAGGAAGTAGTGCCCGGTGGCGGGCGGCGTCCAGACCAGGTCGGCGCAGGGCGTCGTCTGCTCCGCCCGCGCGCGCTCGAGGCCGTGCATGTCGAGGATCCGGGCCTTGCCCGCCAGGCTCTCCACGCAACGCTCCGGTGCGCCGGTGGCGAAGCGCAGGCGCTGCTGCACGCCGTCGGTGCCCCCGAAGACGAACCAATCCTCGTCACCTGCGCCGAGGTCCGCCTCGATCAGCGTGTGGTGCGGCAGCGGTGAAGCGTCGATCCGCTTGTCGTTGGGCTCGGCCTCGAGCACCGACTCCCGGGTGCAGGTCGAAGAGCAGCCGTCGCCGTCCTCGTTGTTGCCGTCGTCGCAGCTCTCGCCGAGGTTCTTCGCCTGGTCGCCGCACCAGGCCACCTCCACCTCGAGGGCGTAGTGCAGCGGCAGGACGCCCTCCGTGTCGAATTCCTTCACGGCGGTGAGGACCGCGGTGATCTCGTCGCCCGGCTGGAGCACCACGTCCTCGATCTGGCTGCGGTGGCCGTTCAGCCTGCTCCCGATGGCGGCGAGGCCGCAGCCGTCGAGGGGCAGCGCCGGCGAGAACGGGCCTTCGTAGACGAAGAGCAGCCCCTCGCCACCGAAGAAGTTCGCCGTGATCCGCGCCGTCTGCACGTAGCCCGACGAGTTCGCGATCCGCACCGACTCGAAGAGGTGCTGCGTGGTGGTGAGGGCGCTGCAGCCGACATCCGGCCGCTTGTAGATCGCGTCGGCGGCGTCGAGGACGCCCTGCACCGAGAGGCGCGAGTCGACCGTCGTTGTCTCGTGGGCGCAGCTCGCCGAGCAGAAGTCGCCGCTCCAGGTGTTGCCGTCGTCGCAGCTCTCGTCCGAATCGATCACCGCATCGCCGCAGCGGGCAGCGGTGCAGTCGGACCTGCAGCCGTCCGGCGTGATCGGGCCGTTGGCGCTGCCCCAGTCGCATTCTTCCGCCCCCTCGAGCACGCCGTTGCCGCAGATGCCTTCCTCCCCGGCGCTGCCGCCACCGCCGCCTTCACCACCGGCGCCGCCCGCACCCGCCTCCCCGCCAGCGCCACCGACACCGCCGCTCCCGCCTGCGCCAGCGGTGCCCCCCGCACCGCCGGCGCCACCCGCGCCACCAACACCACCAACACCACCAACACCACCGACCCCGCCGCTTCCACCCGCACCGCCGACGCCCCCGACACCGCCGGTCCCGCCGCTGCCCCCGTCGCCGATCGCGCCCACCTGCCGCTGCTGCTCCCCGCCGCACGCAGCCACCAGCAGCGCCGCCACCACCGAGATCCCCAAACCACACTTACCGTTTCGCATTGCATTCCCCCGTCCCTGCCACCTTGGACACGCAGGTACGGAGTTCCGGCAACGGCCACCGGTGACAGCAACGAAGGAGGCCCGGCCACCGTCTCCAGTGCCGGGCCTCGCCAAAGAGACGCGCGCCGCGTGATCAGTTGGCGCGCGGCGCCTTGAGATCGACGCGGATCAGGACGTTGTCCTTGATCAGATCGTCCGGCATGCCGGGGTACTGGATGCCGAAGTCCTTGCGGTTGATCCCGAATTCGGTCTTCGCCCGCACCATGTCGTTGGCCATCTCGACCAGGGCCGGGAAGGTGACGCTGCGCCTGGTGCCGCGGATCTCGAGGTTGCCGGTGACGGTGTGGGTCATGCCGGCGGTCTCGCTGCCCGGCTTGATCTCGGTCGAGACGAAGCGCGCCTCCGGGTACTTCGCCGCGTCGAAGAAGTCCGGGGAGACGAGGTGGCCCTCGAGCTTCGGCAGGCCGCCGTCGACGAGCACCGAGGCGGGCTTGACCGCGAACTCGATCTGGCCGCCCTCGAGCTTGCCGTCGACCAGGGCGATCTTGCCCTCGAAGTCACGGAACTCGCCGACGTGCTGCGCGGTGACCTTCGCGCCGACGAAGCCGATCTTCGACTCCGCGGGGGTGATGACGAGGCGCTGCGCCGCGGCGGGGGCAGCCTCGACCTGCTTCGCCTCGGCGACGGCGGCCTCGGTCTTGCCGGCGGTGGGATCCTTGGCGCAGGCGGTGGCGCCGAGGGTCGCGAGGGAGAGGGCGGTGAGAGAGGTCGCGAACGTGCGACGCATGCAGACTCCTGGGATGGCGTTTTTCGGGAACCGCACTGGGATGCCCGTGCATCCCATTCGATGCAAGCGGCGCCGGCGTTTCCGCCGCCCCGAACATCGGTACAGGTCTCACCCTTCCCGATTCGCGGTAGGCTGCCGGCGACGCGCGCAAAAAGCCGCACTGGATCGCCGGCCCGTTCGGTGTTTGAACGGGTACGTGCCGGCAGGCCCGCAATCCGCGGGCCCGCCTCTCATCGCCGGGATGTCCACGATGAAGTCGCTTCGAATCGCCTGCCTCCTCCCCCTCCTCGCGCTGCTCCTCGCCCGACCTGCCGCCGCAACGGAGGAGCTTCCGCGGATGGAGGATCTCGTCCAGGGCGACCTGGTCGTCGATCCCGCCGCCATCGCCGCGGGCAAGAGCTTTCCCATCGGCGTGCGCCTCCGCCTCGCGGAGGATTGGCACGTCTACTGGCAGAACCCCGGTGACGCCGGCCTGCCCACGCGCATCGACTGGACGCTGCCGGCGGGCTTCGACGCGGGCCCGATCCAGTGGCCCACGCCGATCCGCTTCGAGCAGGGGCCGGTGGTCAGCTTCGGCTACGCCGACGAGGTGGTGCACCTCACCGACGTGAAGGCCCCCGCGGATCTGCAGCAGGGCGCCGAGCTCGATCTGCAGGCGGAGGTCCGCTGGCTGGTCTGCAAGGAGGAGTGCATCCCCGGCCGCGCCACCCTGCAGCAGAAGGTGAAGGTCGGCGCCGCCGACGAGAAGGCCGCTTCCGCCCTCGCCGCCGCGGCGAAGATGCTGCCGACCGAGCTGCCGTGGCCTGCCTCGCTCCGCACCGAGAAGGAGGGGATCCGCCTCCAGGTCG is part of the Vulgatibacter sp. genome and harbors:
- a CDS encoding YceI family protein translates to MRRTFATSLTALSLATLGATACAKDPTAGKTEAAVAEAKQVEAAPAAAQRLVITPAESKIGFVGAKVTAQHVGEFRDFEGKIALVDGKLEGGQIEFAVKPASVLVDGGLPKLEGHLVSPDFFDAAKYPEARFVSTEIKPGSETAGMTHTVTGNLEIRGTRRSVTFPALVEMANDMVRAKTEFGINRKDFGIQYPGMPDDLIKDNVLIRVDLKAPRAN
- a CDS encoding copper resistance protein NlpE N-terminal domain-containing protein; translated protein: MRLSASLPLILAAACAHGDKAPAPPAPQQQVPPPDLPAVFAGTLPCADCPGIETRLVFLDPARYVLAERFLEREVEPRFSSGAWVLEGETLRLADRAFRWDGETLLALDAGGKPIPVQGRNTLSPGEAPTLAFGTIRRTTDGLKLEPCGGGARIEVVDGTAHLSQAIEELPGSFVELVALPAGEQLWAVDLQRIAMEGPGCEQLPTGLVARASGNEPFWGLEIDQRSLRLERLGQDPVGTPWAPFRWERGAYRYFADAGETRLGVVLTPGFCPDTMAPVATGYRAEVEVNGEKLQGCAWLGTEWKRLDGP
- a CDS encoding FUSC family protein, producing MPILRPLVDLVRLAPARPAIAAGLRAGAAAVLPLVASQLLSAELLSYAGMGGFMTALVDKGGAYRTRGAVMAAVVLFGCLASFLGSLAANSLVATLPLAFLWLLGAGLAQAGGAGAASAGTLTAIILVVALARPVDSVEAALASAAAVAAGGLAAMAMALLLWPVRLYRPARFAIARCWDALAEHAQSLADRTPGGEEERARLIHGQRAVVRGHVEEARRILTATRRGRQAESERGERLFALLENADQVLGACIAIDGWLEAAREDELPPIVTALRTLEGSAHAIALLLRTDGVQGRPVPRITETGPAAAPRLLGRLARHLEGAAEAAEGLADARPLRGPAPTLAFPSERRGLGATLRGTIDPRSVILRHALRLALAGTAAAAAVGLLRIEYGYWVTITVVAILQPWTAATIQRGLQRIGGTVLGALIAIAAVAWVDDRLTFAAIVFVLCSASVALLPLNYGVFSVLLTPAFVLLAELGTGDYQLAWIRILDTLVGGAIALVAARLLWPAWEKHRFPEELAAALRSSAGWMRQLGEGDPDSTATERARRQVGIAVLNAEASLQRLLAEAWREDLEPLIALTLYLRRVHATALALFSDRSLPAATRRSIGAGAAVFLEQMADAIAAGLPPAAGDDLPGLEALAGTAQPLAERLVRQLFIVHGAAVRGFAGGAFR
- a CDS encoding ArsR/SmtB family transcription factor, which codes for MIDPSPRLDAIFHALADPTRRAILAGLAEGERSVGEIAAPFAISLAAVSKHLKVLEAAGLIDRRWEGRTARCRLDAEALRTADEWLAHYRRFWTDRLDALERMLRDEARPPRRKR
- a CDS encoding DUF4476 domain-containing protein → MRNDTTKWRWVAAVLLAFGLFTAAPAQARGRGPDEIEQLLRELRALQQEVRAIDRDVSRRRIDRDRVQSRLHHVDDRLQHMERQVRRLRRIGPPAAPQPPALLPMDDASFASLHRTVDRIPFGSDKLAVVASAVGMNFFVVPQVLALLDEFPHSSDKVEALRILWPKVLDRQNGHQIFAAFPFSSDRQQVAHIIASS
- a CDS encoding ATP-binding domain-containing protein yields the protein MEELASLSEMARTVIEEEQALLARVLEALRGALAATGTRPGPEAEVETMQALRDETRCARPEDLPGVLLEMAVRHRLLGRQGSQLPDPLAPYLAHLRLEEDGRVRDYLLGHATFIDRAAGIHVIDWRSAALAKIFYRYREGEEYEEQLPGRLAEGVVLARRIVTIERGELVGIVGDGISLRRRLTGGWVGGDAAALALAGGGAGTATRPGALGVGVGAVQRARTTDVTALLDQEQYAAIAAPPEQPLLVLGSAGSGKTTVALHRLARLAADGAHALDEMQVVVPEKGLARLSRRLLEPLGAGEAQISTLDAFFVERGQALFGRKLKLCFDPPALTSSFKRHPALFRALRDQGRTLGKRPSLQRMRAFLADRFTDRGFLAAVVDAAGGDLPRTAIEETVRHTLLQLAAPAEREAESITDESRKIALDGAAYWEGTPEELGGTVDLEDLPLLLCLRAWAGSLEAAPISHLVLDEAEDFSLFELHVLGRSIEQSRGATLAGDEAQQTASSFAGWRESLEVLGVGDASVCRLSTSYRCPRPVTELARHLLGSMAPAKETRAAREGAPVGRFTFADQAQAQLFVAGALRDLLDREPGASVAVITNEAEAARRFFPFVADRPDARLVLDGGFSFEPGIDVTDVDEAKGLEWDYVVVLDASARTFPATFDARRRLHVAVTRTTHQLWLVSGGAPSPLLPA
- a CDS encoding SRPBCC domain-containing protein — protein: MSRQLEIEAAVLEMRRVLPAAPEVVFAAWTMPERMQQWFAPGAMSAAVEVDLRVGGSYRIEMRDPDGSVHATHGTWREIVPNRRLVFTWGWEGPDRHESLVTVELFDRGGSTELLLRHERLASAESRSQHEQGWLGCLEKLERVLQA
- a CDS encoding MmcQ/YjbR family DNA-binding protein, whose amino-acid sequence is MKTAGSKAEDLVREAALAFPEAYEERPWGEVAIKVRKKVFVFMGTSEGRFGLSVKLPHSHPEALLLPFVEPTGYGLGKSGWVSARFQQGDAPPMPMIRAWLEESYRAVAPKKLAALLDVPAEPPATPKRPRKTASK